One stretch of Aquimarina sp. Aq107 DNA includes these proteins:
- the gltB gene encoding glutamate synthase large subunit has translation MKKQGMYLPEFEHDACGAGFICSLEGKKSNDIIHKALEILEKLEHRGAVSSDGKTGDGAGILIDIPHDFFIENCSFNLPESGEYAVSNVFLPKKENQRQYCIDTFEKNITDQGLVLLGWRDVPVDTVHLGEIAATTEPSIKQIFIGKSDKEQSYFDFNLKLFTARKVTEHEIYSSKLSENKFFYLPSLSTKTLIFKGLLMPEDIKLYYTDLMDPKVVTRLALVHQRFSTNTFPTWDLSQPFRYMCHNGEINTLRGNVTRMRSREELLASDWFGDDIKNILPVVLKGKSDSASMDMVVELLLMTGRSLPEVMMMMVPEAWEKNSEMSKAKRAFYEYNSCAMEPWDGPASIPFTDGNYIGAVLDRNGLRPSRYTVTKDGYVIMSSETGVVDIEPSNLEFHGRLEPGKMFLVNMDEGRIVNDEEIKEEIASKHPYREWLDNNLVHLKDIAYNDCPLFLGEETIDKRKEVFGYTQEDIDTIIVPMSQLAKEPIGSMGSDTPIAVLSQRSQLIYNYFKQLFAQVTNPPLDGIREELITDISLTLGADHNIFDIDEKHCNKLKIQNPVISKEDLDKIKTYSDKGFKATSVSMLYNINRGLNGLEDALEATLQKVSEAIDDGSNIIILSDRNISKHRAPIPALLACSFVNSGLQKLGKRSQVSIIIESAEPREVHHFALLFGYGASAINPYMVNEIIKEQIEDNNITELAAEEAVNNYNKAVGKGVLKVMNKIGISTLNSYRSSQLFECIGINTKVVDKYFPNTATRIQGIGLYEIEKEIAKRHKRAYIEREVDADLDLEIGGQYRWRRNGEKHQFNPLSVAKLQKSVRDNDPKTYKEYASLINEQSKSLMTIRGLLEFSNYDPIPLDEVEPWTEIVKRFKTGAMSYGSISQEAHENLAVAMNRIGGKSNSGEGGENPLRFYKDVNGDWKNSAIKQVASGRFGVSSNYLTNAAEIQIKMAQGAKPGEGGQLPGPKVNPEIAKTRNSTPYVGLISPPPHHDIYSIEDLSQLIYDLKSANRDARINVKLVSEVGVGTVAAGVAKAKADVVLISGFDGGTGASPLTSLKHAGLPWELGIAEAQQTLVGNNLRSRIVLECDGQLKTGRDVAVACLLGAEEFGFATAPLVASGCIMMRVCHLNTCPVGIATQNPELRKKFKGKPEHVVNYMYFVAQELREIMAQLGFRTINEMVGQVHKLDRKQAIEHYKTAGVDLSPILHQVEASEGVGIYNSEIQDHGLGKSIDFEIIEQAHQALFRKEKTTLDFDITNTDRAVGAILSNEISKIYGAQGLPESTLKLNFTGAAGQSFGAFATKGLTMIVNGNTNDYLGKGLSGAKLIIKVPDEATLVPENNVITGNVTLYGATDGEVFINGKAGERFCVRNSGARAVVEGIGDHGCEYMTGGVAVILGEVGRNFGAGMSGGIAYIYDDKKTFEAHCNKEALNLDPVEIPEDVIELKNLIESHYNATLSPLAQRILENWESELPKFIKIFPEEYKQALKRLEEEKLAQA, from the coding sequence ATGAAGAAACAAGGAATGTATCTGCCAGAATTCGAACACGACGCATGTGGTGCCGGATTTATTTGTAGCTTGGAAGGGAAAAAGTCTAATGATATTATTCATAAGGCATTAGAAATTCTTGAAAAATTAGAACATCGTGGAGCTGTAAGCTCTGATGGAAAAACAGGAGATGGAGCGGGAATACTGATAGATATACCACATGATTTCTTTATAGAAAATTGTTCATTTAATTTACCTGAGTCTGGAGAATATGCTGTAAGTAATGTGTTCTTACCTAAAAAAGAAAATCAAAGACAATACTGTATTGATACTTTTGAAAAAAATATCACCGATCAAGGTCTTGTTCTTTTGGGATGGAGAGACGTACCTGTTGATACAGTACATTTAGGAGAAATAGCAGCAACTACAGAACCTTCGATTAAACAAATTTTTATTGGCAAAAGTGATAAGGAGCAGAGCTATTTTGACTTTAATTTAAAGTTATTTACTGCTCGTAAGGTTACAGAACATGAAATATACAGTTCTAAACTGTCAGAGAATAAGTTCTTTTATTTACCAAGCTTATCTACAAAGACTTTAATATTTAAAGGTTTATTAATGCCAGAAGATATTAAATTGTACTATACAGATCTTATGGATCCAAAAGTGGTAACTAGGTTAGCCTTGGTACACCAACGTTTTTCTACAAATACATTTCCTACTTGGGATTTATCACAACCATTCCGATATATGTGTCATAATGGTGAGATTAATACTTTAAGAGGAAATGTTACCAGAATGCGTTCCCGAGAGGAATTATTAGCCAGTGATTGGTTTGGAGACGATATTAAAAATATACTGCCAGTAGTTCTTAAGGGAAAATCGGATTCTGCATCTATGGATATGGTTGTAGAATTATTATTAATGACTGGACGATCACTTCCAGAAGTTATGATGATGATGGTGCCAGAAGCTTGGGAAAAGAACTCAGAAATGTCTAAAGCTAAAAGAGCATTTTATGAATATAATTCATGTGCTATGGAACCATGGGATGGTCCAGCTTCTATTCCGTTTACTGATGGTAATTATATTGGAGCAGTATTGGATAGAAATGGATTAAGACCTTCTCGTTATACTGTTACTAAAGATGGATATGTAATTATGTCTTCTGAAACAGGTGTAGTAGATATAGAACCAAGCAATTTAGAGTTTCATGGTAGATTGGAACCTGGTAAGATGTTCTTGGTAAATATGGACGAAGGTAGAATTGTTAATGATGAGGAAATAAAGGAAGAGATTGCATCAAAACATCCATATAGAGAATGGTTAGATAATAATTTAGTGCACCTAAAAGATATTGCTTACAATGATTGTCCTTTATTTTTAGGTGAAGAAACTATTGATAAACGTAAAGAAGTATTCGGATACACTCAGGAAGATATTGATACGATTATCGTTCCGATGAGTCAATTAGCAAAGGAACCAATTGGTTCTATGGGATCAGATACGCCAATTGCTGTACTTTCTCAGAGGTCGCAATTAATTTACAATTACTTTAAACAGTTATTTGCACAAGTAACCAACCCTCCTTTAGATGGAATTCGAGAAGAACTGATTACAGATATTAGTTTGACACTAGGAGCAGATCACAATATTTTTGATATTGATGAAAAGCATTGTAATAAGCTAAAGATTCAGAATCCAGTAATTTCTAAAGAAGATTTAGATAAGATCAAAACATATTCAGATAAAGGCTTTAAAGCAACCTCTGTTTCTATGTTATATAATATTAATAGAGGACTTAATGGGTTAGAAGATGCTTTAGAAGCTACTTTACAAAAGGTATCTGAGGCAATTGATGATGGAAGTAATATTATAATACTTTCTGATAGAAATATAAGTAAGCATCGAGCACCGATTCCGGCATTATTAGCTTGTTCTTTTGTAAATAGTGGTCTACAGAAATTAGGGAAACGTTCTCAAGTAAGTATCATAATAGAATCTGCAGAACCAAGAGAGGTACATCACTTTGCTTTATTATTTGGATATGGGGCCAGTGCTATAAATCCTTATATGGTAAATGAAATTATCAAGGAACAAATTGAAGACAATAATATTACAGAGTTAGCTGCAGAAGAAGCGGTTAATAATTACAATAAGGCTGTAGGTAAAGGCGTATTGAAGGTGATGAATAAAATTGGTATCTCTACCTTAAATTCTTACCGTAGTTCTCAACTTTTCGAATGTATTGGGATTAATACTAAAGTAGTAGATAAGTATTTTCCGAATACTGCTACTAGAATTCAAGGAATTGGATTGTACGAAATCGAAAAGGAAATTGCTAAGCGTCATAAAAGAGCATATATAGAAAGAGAAGTAGATGCAGATTTAGATTTAGAAATAGGTGGACAATATAGATGGAGACGAAATGGTGAAAAACACCAGTTTAATCCGCTTTCTGTAGCTAAACTTCAGAAATCAGTAAGAGATAATGATCCTAAAACTTATAAAGAATATGCAAGTTTAATTAATGAGCAGTCTAAAAGTTTAATGACCATTCGCGGATTATTAGAATTCTCTAACTATGATCCAATTCCACTAGATGAGGTAGAGCCTTGGACAGAAATTGTAAAACGCTTTAAAACAGGAGCGATGTCCTATGGGTCAATAAGTCAAGAAGCACATGAAAACCTAGCGGTCGCTATGAATCGTATTGGCGGAAAAAGTAATTCGGGAGAAGGAGGAGAGAATCCACTACGTTTTTATAAAGATGTAAATGGGGATTGGAAAAATAGCGCTATCAAGCAAGTCGCTTCAGGTAGATTTGGTGTTTCTTCGAATTATTTAACAAATGCTGCAGAGATACAGATAAAAATGGCTCAAGGAGCTAAACCAGGAGAAGGAGGTCAATTACCAGGTCCAAAAGTGAATCCTGAGATTGCTAAGACTCGTAATTCTACTCCATATGTTGGATTAATTTCACCACCACCACATCACGATATATATTCTATTGAAGATTTATCCCAGTTAATTTATGACTTAAAATCAGCTAATAGAGATGCTAGAATTAATGTAAAATTAGTTTCAGAAGTAGGAGTAGGAACTGTTGCAGCAGGAGTAGCAAAGGCAAAGGCAGACGTAGTATTAATATCTGGATTTGATGGAGGAACAGGAGCATCACCATTAACATCATTAAAACATGCTGGATTGCCTTGGGAATTAGGAATAGCTGAAGCACAACAGACTTTAGTAGGGAATAATCTACGTAGTCGTATTGTATTAGAGTGTGATGGACAATTAAAAACAGGAAGAGATGTAGCAGTAGCTTGTCTGTTAGGGGCAGAAGAATTTGGATTTGCCACAGCTCCTTTAGTAGCTTCTGGATGTATTATGATGCGTGTTTGTCACTTAAACACTTGTCCTGTAGGTATAGCAACTCAAAACCCTGAATTGCGTAAGAAGTTTAAAGGAAAACCAGAACACGTAGTAAATTACATGTATTTCGTAGCTCAAGAGCTAAGAGAAATTATGGCTCAACTTGGTTTCCGTACGATTAATGAAATGGTAGGACAGGTACATAAATTAGATCGTAAGCAAGCTATCGAACATTATAAAACTGCAGGAGTTGATCTTTCACCAATATTACATCAGGTAGAAGCTTCAGAAGGAGTAGGTATATACAATTCCGAAATACAAGATCATGGATTAGGAAAATCTATAGATTTTGAAATTATAGAACAGGCGCATCAAGCGTTGTTTAGAAAAGAAAAGACCACTTTAGACTTTGACATTACAAATACCGATAGAGCAGTAGGTGCTATTCTGAGTAATGAAATTTCTAAAATTTATGGGGCTCAAGGGTTACCTGAAAGTACCCTAAAATTAAATTTCACAGGTGCAGCTGGACAAAGTTTTGGAGCTTTTGCAACCAAGGGATTAACAATGATCGTAAATGGAAACACAAATGACTACTTAGGGAAAGGACTTTCTGGAGCTAAGTTAATTATTAAAGTTCCGGATGAAGCAACACTTGTTCCAGAAAACAATGTAATTACAGGAAATGTTACATTATATGGAGCAACAGATGGAGAAGTATTTATCAATGGTAAGGCTGGAGAACGTTTTTGTGTTCGTAACTCAGGAGCCAGAGCTGTTGTAGAAGGTATTGGAGATCATGGATGTGAATATATGACTGGTGGAGTTGCCGTTATCCTTGGTGAAGTAGGAAGAAACTTTGGAGCAGGGATGTCTGGAGGTATTGCATATATATATGATGATAAAAAGACATTCGAAGCGCATTGTAATAAAGAAGCGCTAAACTTGGATCCTGTAGAAATACCAGAAGATGTGATAGAACTTAAAAACTTAATTGAATCACACTATAATGCAACACTAAGCCCTTTAGCACAGAGAATTCTCGAGAATTGGGAGAGCGAATTACCAAAATTCATTAAGATCTTTCCAGAGGAATACAAGCAGGCTTTAAAAAGATTAGAAGAAGAAAAATTAGCACAAGCATAA
- a CDS encoding glutamate synthase subunit beta produces the protein MGKITGFLEFEREIEQYQPVKDRIKGYKEFTVPMEESKLKNQGARCMDCGIPFCHSGCPLGNLIPDFNDAVYRGKWEKAARILHSTNNFPEFTGRLCPAPCEEACVLGINEDPVTIENIEKNIVEEAFKNGWVKANLPKERTGKTVAVIGSGPAGLAAAQQLNRAGHLVTVFERDEKVGGLLRYGIPDFKMEKNVIDRRVAVLEEEGIVFKTNTHIGKDVKADQLKADFDAVVLCTGATVRRKLPVKGADLKGVVQAMDFLPQNNRRVDGIKDLGEEILATDKDVIVIGGGDTGSDCIGTSVRHGATSVTNFEIMGKGTVERPANQPWPFWPMRLRTSSSHQEGVERNWSISTKEFLGDENGNLRGLITSEVEWVKENGRFTLKEIPDTEKEWKCELALLALGFTGSEPTIAEQLGIDMDVRTNIKATEENYATNVKGVFAAGDTRRGQSLIVWAIAEGRQAAYHIDTYLMGSSNLPLKGDGDLPRI, from the coding sequence ATGGGAAAGATAACTGGATTTTTAGAATTTGAAAGAGAGATTGAACAGTACCAGCCTGTTAAAGATCGTATAAAAGGATATAAGGAGTTTACTGTGCCAATGGAGGAAAGTAAGCTTAAAAATCAAGGTGCAAGATGCATGGATTGCGGAATCCCTTTTTGTCATAGTGGATGTCCATTAGGAAACCTAATACCTGATTTTAATGATGCTGTATATCGTGGTAAATGGGAAAAGGCAGCTCGAATATTACATTCGACTAATAACTTTCCAGAATTTACGGGTAGATTATGTCCAGCACCTTGCGAAGAAGCTTGTGTTCTAGGGATTAATGAAGATCCTGTAACGATAGAAAATATTGAAAAAAATATAGTAGAAGAAGCTTTTAAAAATGGATGGGTAAAAGCGAATCTACCTAAAGAGAGAACAGGAAAGACAGTCGCAGTTATAGGTTCTGGACCTGCTGGACTTGCTGCTGCCCAACAGTTAAATAGAGCTGGACATTTAGTAACTGTTTTCGAAAGAGATGAAAAGGTAGGAGGATTGTTACGATATGGGATTCCTGACTTTAAGATGGAAAAAAATGTAATCGATCGAAGAGTTGCTGTTTTAGAAGAAGAAGGTATTGTTTTTAAAACAAATACACATATAGGTAAAGATGTTAAAGCGGATCAACTAAAAGCTGATTTTGATGCTGTAGTATTATGTACAGGTGCTACAGTAAGACGTAAGTTACCGGTAAAAGGAGCTGATCTAAAAGGAGTGGTTCAGGCTATGGATTTTCTTCCACAAAACAATCGTAGAGTCGATGGGATTAAAGATTTAGGCGAAGAAATTCTTGCAACGGATAAAGATGTAATCGTAATCGGAGGTGGAGATACAGGATCAGATTGTATTGGAACTTCTGTACGACATGGTGCAACATCTGTGACGAATTTTGAAATCATGGGTAAAGGTACTGTTGAACGCCCTGCTAATCAACCATGGCCTTTTTGGCCAATGAGATTACGAACGAGTTCTTCACATCAAGAAGGAGTGGAACGTAATTGGAGTATTTCTACAAAAGAATTTTTGGGAGATGAAAATGGTAATCTTAGAGGTTTAATAACATCTGAAGTTGAATGGGTAAAAGAGAATGGTCGTTTTACTTTAAAAGAGATTCCAGATACAGAAAAAGAATGGAAATGTGAGTTAGCTTTATTGGCATTAGGGTTTACTGGTTCAGAACCTACAATTGCAGAACAATTAGGTATTGATATGGATGTAAGAACAAATATAAAAGCTACAGAAGAAAATTATGCTACCAACGTAAAAGGTGTTTTTGCAGCGGGTGATACGCGAAGAGGACAATCATTAATTGTTTGGGCTATCGCAGAAGGTAGACAAGCGGCATATCATATAGATACATATCTTATGGGAAGTTCTAATTTACCTCTTAAAGGGGATGGAGACTTACCAAGAATTTAG
- a CDS encoding nuclear transport factor 2 family protein has protein sequence MKQIRDGLFWLFFLLHTLMIIAQTKMISENDINTALNRFVEDSNKAMINATPEMIEGYYSDDIYLMPAFQKTLIGKKNAMRYYKAFFDRFVIIEYKRKNIETLDLGSQICVLGEFVMKIRLKKGGAVEELNGKYMNIWVKQENNISLLSEIWNYNHHTDITEQLKFDNIPGTILAYQEHLPINSNIRFEIASINHFTEEFIAQRDHTLWAQLYADDAIAFFSYKPVFKDKAELDKFIKDHVVELPVFEKLNIRNNYINDLGDYVVNYASHIANWRNNEHSGISTGKGIKIWQRASNGTLKIVRQISTYDYNY, from the coding sequence ATGAAACAAATTAGAGATGGACTATTCTGGCTATTTTTTTTACTACATACCTTAATGATAATAGCTCAGACTAAAATGATCAGTGAGAATGATATTAATACTGCTCTAAATAGGTTTGTTGAGGATAGTAATAAAGCAATGATAAACGCTACTCCAGAGATGATAGAAGGCTATTATTCTGATGACATTTATCTGATGCCCGCTTTTCAAAAAACACTTATAGGAAAAAAGAATGCAATGCGATATTACAAAGCATTCTTTGATCGATTTGTTATTATCGAGTACAAAAGAAAGAATATTGAAACTCTGGATTTAGGATCTCAGATTTGCGTATTAGGTGAATTTGTTATGAAAATTCGATTAAAAAAGGGAGGTGCAGTCGAAGAACTTAATGGAAAATATATGAATATATGGGTAAAACAAGAAAATAACATTTCCTTACTTTCAGAAATATGGAATTATAACCATCATACCGATATTACTGAACAATTAAAGTTTGATAATATTCCAGGTACTATTTTGGCATATCAGGAGCATCTTCCGATAAATAGTAACATTAGATTCGAAATTGCAAGTATTAATCATTTCACAGAGGAATTTATAGCACAAAGAGATCATACATTATGGGCGCAATTATATGCCGATGATGCGATCGCTTTTTTTAGCTATAAGCCAGTTTTTAAAGATAAAGCTGAACTAGATAAGTTTATCAAAGATCACGTTGTAGAACTTCCAGTTTTCGAGAAACTAAATATTAGAAACAACTACATAAATGACTTAGGAGATTATGTAGTGAATTATGCGAGTCATATAGCCAATTGGAGAAATAATGAACATTCTGGCATTAGTACTGGTAAAGGAATAAAGATATGGCAGAGAGCATCTAATGGAACCTTAAAAATTGTAAGACAGATATCAACGTATGATTATAACTATTAA
- a CDS encoding alpha/beta hydrolase-fold protein has protein sequence MYTAFLKKISISSCLIFLCIHTTSAQYKIKGSIIDDTIESRILAKNKIGLNTNRNIKIYLPPGYSSSKNKYPVVYYFHSLFENPNQVVSDHKTPEIIDKNIIENKSKKFILVVPDFTSPTIGSLFENSSTSGFWLDFITEELVPFIDNKYRTISDKNSRAVIGHFMGGRGALKVAMAYPEIFNIVYALHPVATGSGYLPRISLGVDWDKVLVARSYEEVGDDIRTKIFTSVCQAFLPNPNRSPLFCDFLFEKDENNVLQLHPKNIRKEQREFHLDERLDEYADNLRNLTAIAFDWARFDQTQAHVISNRRFSKKLMDLGVDHKGEEFVGDPWNKYWGDEGRLATRVLPFLNKHLSF, from the coding sequence ATGTATACTGCTTTTTTGAAGAAAATATCAATATCATCCTGTCTAATATTCTTATGTATTCATACTACTTCTGCACAATATAAAATAAAGGGTAGTATTATAGATGACACTATTGAGTCCAGGATTCTAGCTAAAAATAAAATAGGATTAAATACTAATAGAAATATTAAAATTTACCTTCCGCCAGGTTATTCATCATCAAAAAATAAATATCCAGTAGTCTATTATTTCCATAGTTTATTTGAAAATCCAAATCAGGTGGTTTCTGATCATAAAACTCCAGAAATAATTGATAAGAATATCATAGAAAATAAATCTAAAAAATTTATTCTGGTAGTGCCTGATTTCACATCGCCAACCATTGGAAGTCTATTTGAAAATTCAAGTACAAGTGGTTTTTGGCTAGATTTTATTACTGAAGAATTGGTTCCCTTTATAGATAACAAGTATCGAACTATTTCTGATAAAAATAGCAGAGCGGTAATCGGTCATTTTATGGGTGGAAGAGGAGCATTAAAAGTTGCTATGGCGTATCCAGAAATTTTTAATATTGTTTATGCATTGCATCCAGTAGCTACTGGTTCGGGGTATTTACCAAGAATTTCTTTGGGCGTTGATTGGGATAAAGTGTTGGTGGCAAGATCTTATGAAGAAGTAGGTGATGATATTAGGACTAAGATTTTTACTAGTGTATGCCAGGCATTTCTTCCTAATCCAAATAGATCTCCTTTGTTTTGCGATTTTCTATTTGAAAAAGATGAAAATAACGTTTTACAACTTCATCCAAAAAATATAAGAAAAGAGCAAAGAGAATTTCATCTCGATGAACGGTTGGATGAGTATGCTGATAATTTAAGAAACCTTACCGCAATTGCATTTGATTGGGCAAGATTTGATCAAACACAAGCACACGTAATTTCTAATCGTAGGTTTAGTAAAAAACTGATGGATTTGGGAGTAGATCATAAGGGAGAAGAATTTGTGGGAGATCCTTGGAATAAGTATTGGGGAGATGAAGGGCGCTTAGCCACAAGAGTTTTACCTTTTTTAAACAAACACTTATCCTTTTAA
- a CDS encoding LytTR family DNA-binding domain-containing protein translates to MVLKCIVIDDEPLARECITNYINEVDFLELQGTCSNPLEITKIKNTHEVELLFLDIQMPRMNGIEFLKSMKSKPLVIITTAFPNYALEGFDLDVMDYLLKPITFTRFFKAVCKVKEQYILLQNNTNINSNKENKTANYVFIKCDSSYKKIYFDDILFIKAMQNYVAFHTSDGKKHLSLIPLKEVAKQLNSEMFMQVHKSFIIHIHKIEAIETEGISIKSHHIPLGRNYKEAIMKKIVNDKILKR, encoded by the coding sequence ATGGTTTTAAAATGTATTGTAATTGATGATGAACCACTGGCAAGAGAATGCATAACAAATTACATTAATGAAGTAGATTTTTTAGAGTTACAAGGAACTTGTAGTAACCCTTTGGAAATTACTAAAATTAAAAACACTCACGAAGTAGAGTTACTTTTTTTAGATATTCAGATGCCTAGAATGAATGGAATAGAATTTTTAAAATCTATGAAGTCTAAACCTTTGGTAATAATCACAACTGCTTTTCCCAACTATGCTTTAGAAGGTTTTGATTTAGATGTAATGGACTATTTGCTAAAGCCGATCACCTTTACTCGTTTTTTTAAAGCGGTATGTAAAGTAAAAGAGCAATACATTCTCTTACAAAATAACACTAATATAAACTCTAACAAAGAAAATAAAACCGCCAATTATGTTTTCATAAAATGTGATAGCAGTTATAAGAAAATATACTTTGACGATATTCTGTTTATTAAGGCTATGCAAAACTATGTAGCATTCCATACATCTGACGGAAAAAAGCACCTCTCATTAATCCCCCTAAAAGAAGTAGCAAAACAACTTAATTCTGAAATGTTTATGCAAGTTCATAAGTCATTTATTATACATATTCATAAAATTGAAGCTATCGAAACAGAAGGAATATCCATAAAATCTCATCATATTCCATTAGGTCGAAATTATAAAGAAGCTATTATGAAAAAGATAGTAAATGATAAAATTTTAAAAAGATAA
- a CDS encoding P-II family nitrogen regulator — MKKIEAIIRRSKYRVVKEALHEKGITFFSYWDVTGVGNEKKGHVYRGISYSTTDIQRRFLSIVVNDEFEEAAVSAILEAGKTGEVGDGKVFVSDIKEAYRIRTSEKGGSTLS, encoded by the coding sequence ATGAAGAAAATAGAAGCAATCATCAGAAGATCAAAATACCGCGTTGTAAAAGAAGCTTTACACGAAAAGGGTATTACATTCTTTTCTTATTGGGATGTTACTGGTGTGGGTAATGAAAAAAAAGGACACGTGTATCGTGGAATATCATATAGTACAACAGACATCCAAAGACGCTTTTTATCCATCGTGGTAAACGACGAGTTTGAAGAAGCAGCTGTATCTGCAATTCTTGAGGCTGGTAAAACTGGAGAAGTCGGAGATGGAAAAGTATTTGTATCCGATATAAAAGAAGCATATAGAATTCGTACTTCCGAAAAAGGAGGCTCTACACTATCCTAA
- a CDS encoding sensor histidine kinase, protein MSIQLNTIKNSKILIGLYHYKAHHLVFWFVYHYMWWAIGIGSAKEAAYNIFFSPYNVKFLFYFIFQAAAVYFNLYYLIPKFLEKRKYFTYLSFFSLTILITVLIITAGYFVAAYVSDTTLTELFGEQTFVSLLKSGPLSSTLASMTLAMSIKLTEKWIKSQQQQQLLEKEKIETELKFLKSQFNPHFLFNTINSIFVLIHKNPDMASESLASFSDLMRYQLYECNEAKIPLEKEIDYLHNFINLGKLRLDQTVKVTTSIKDQMYGDWSIAPFILMPFVENAFKHVSQGMDQKNWIDIKLHNTENEIIFEITNSINSYDNYTTEDLMKNNGIGLKNVQRRLDLIYKDQYNLYTKKTKELYRVALKLKLNSHSVSSEDVITSMATLQS, encoded by the coding sequence ATGTCGATACAATTAAATACTATAAAAAACTCTAAAATACTTATTGGTTTATACCATTATAAGGCACATCATCTAGTGTTTTGGTTTGTTTATCATTATATGTGGTGGGCAATTGGTATTGGCAGTGCTAAAGAAGCTGCTTATAACATTTTTTTTTCGCCATATAATGTAAAATTTTTGTTCTATTTTATTTTTCAAGCTGCAGCTGTATATTTTAATTTATACTACTTGATACCTAAGTTTTTAGAGAAAAGAAAATACTTCACATACCTCTCCTTTTTTAGTTTAACCATATTAATTACTGTATTAATCATTACTGCTGGTTATTTTGTTGCAGCTTATGTTTCTGATACTACCCTTACTGAATTATTTGGTGAGCAAACCTTTGTTTCTCTATTAAAATCAGGTCCTTTATCTTCTACACTGGCTAGTATGACATTGGCGATGAGTATAAAATTGACTGAAAAATGGATTAAATCGCAGCAACAGCAACAGTTATTAGAAAAAGAAAAAATAGAAACAGAGCTTAAATTTTTGAAATCTCAATTTAATCCTCATTTCTTATTTAACACTATCAATTCCATTTTTGTTTTAATTCATAAAAACCCGGATATGGCCTCAGAATCATTAGCCAGCTTTTCAGATCTTATGCGGTATCAATTATATGAATGTAATGAAGCCAAAATCCCTCTAGAAAAAGAGATTGATTATCTTCATAATTTTATTAATCTTGGGAAACTTCGTCTTGACCAAACAGTAAAAGTGACTACTTCGATCAAAGATCAAATGTACGGTGATTGGTCTATAGCACCCTTTATTCTAATGCCATTTGTAGAAAATGCTTTTAAACACGTTTCTCAAGGTATGGATCAAAAAAACTGGATTGATATAAAACTTCATAATACAGAAAATGAAATCATATTTGAAATAACAAACTCTATTAATTCCTATGATAATTATACAACGGAAGATCTTATGAAAAATAATGGAATTGGATTAAAAAATGTACAAAGAAGATTAGATTTAATCTATAAAGATCAATATAATCTTTATACCAAAAAAACTAAAGAATTATATCGAGTAGCACTTAAATTAAAGTTGAACTCACACTCAGTTTCTTCTGAAGATGTAATTACATCTATGGCGACATTACAATCTTAA